The Flavobacterium commune genome contains a region encoding:
- the thrA gene encoding bifunctional aspartate kinase/homoserine dehydrogenase I yields the protein MKVLKFGGTSVANAKNIKLVLDIVLNKAKNDKLIVVVSALSKVTDLLQLAASKAASNDESYKDIVAEIEKKHLDALKELIPVSEQSSLLSHIKRIINHLETILDGCFLLGELSARTSDTILSFGELLSSYIIAESLKQNLKNSSYKDSRELIKTNNNYGKAAVNFEVTNLLTTTFFSSNDSQVVVMPGFIASSLDEINTTLGRGGSDYTAAIMAGALNATELEIWTDVNGMFTANPKIVKQAQPIASISYQEAMELSHFGAKVLYPPTIQPVLRKNIPIHIKNTFEPEAEGTYISDVSTSNGNPARGISHIDNITLITLEGPGMIGVSGSSKRLFEVLSNESINVIFITQASSEHSICIGILNSDAEVAENAINKAFEIEIAQNKIDPCIVEKNLCIIALVGENMKNHQGLSGRMFSTLGKNNVNIRAIAQGASERNISAVINERDVKKALNTLHENFFEENTKQLNLFVMGVGNVGEKFIEQIHQQKKFLKENLKINVRVIALSNSRKMHFDDDAIDLDSWQTALDNGETANKELFLEKVAALNLRNSIFVDITANADVAATYEHFLKQSVGVVTCNKIACASAYDNYKNLKKLSRQYNAPFLFETNVGAGLPIIDTVKNLIASGDKVHKIQAVLSGSLNFIFNNFDENNSFHDVVKEAGVQGFTEPDPKIDLSGIDVARKILILIRESGYKMEIEDIENQAFLPKECMDTKNNEEFFKSLITYNSHFEGILAEAKQKDSRLKFVAQFENGKASVGLQFIPKDHPFYNLEGKDNIVLFYTDRYVDQPLLIKGAGAGAAVTASGIFADVIRIGNV from the coding sequence ATGAAAGTATTAAAATTTGGCGGAACTTCGGTAGCCAATGCAAAAAATATAAAACTAGTTTTAGATATTGTTCTCAACAAAGCTAAAAACGACAAACTAATTGTTGTTGTTTCGGCCCTTAGTAAAGTAACCGATTTATTGCAATTAGCGGCTTCAAAAGCAGCTTCAAACGACGAAAGTTACAAAGACATCGTTGCTGAAATCGAGAAAAAACACTTAGATGCGTTAAAAGAATTAATTCCTGTAAGCGAACAAAGCAGTTTATTAAGCCACATTAAAAGAATCATCAACCACCTTGAAACTATTTTAGACGGTTGTTTCCTTTTAGGCGAATTATCTGCAAGAACATCTGATACTATTTTAAGTTTTGGCGAATTACTTTCATCTTACATCATTGCCGAATCTTTAAAACAAAACCTAAAAAACAGCAGCTACAAAGACAGCCGTGAGTTGATTAAAACCAACAATAATTACGGAAAAGCTGCCGTAAACTTTGAAGTAACTAACTTATTAACTACTACATTTTTTAGTTCGAATGACTCTCAGGTAGTGGTTATGCCTGGTTTTATTGCTTCTTCTTTAGACGAAATCAATACAACTCTAGGTCGTGGTGGATCAGATTATACTGCAGCTATTATGGCTGGAGCTTTAAACGCTACTGAACTGGAAATCTGGACTGACGTAAACGGAATGTTTACTGCCAATCCTAAAATTGTAAAACAAGCCCAACCTATTGCATCTATTTCCTATCAGGAAGCGATGGAGTTGTCGCATTTTGGTGCCAAGGTTTTATACCCGCCAACGATCCAACCGGTTTTAAGAAAGAATATTCCAATTCATATCAAAAATACTTTCGAACCGGAAGCTGAAGGAACTTACATTTCTGATGTTTCTACTTCAAATGGAAATCCGGCAAGAGGAATTAGCCATATTGACAACATTACTTTGATTACACTGGAAGGTCCTGGGATGATAGGAGTTTCAGGTTCGTCAAAAAGACTTTTCGAAGTTTTATCGAATGAAAGCATCAACGTAATTTTCATTACTCAGGCTTCTTCAGAGCATTCTATTTGCATCGGAATCCTGAATTCTGATGCCGAAGTTGCCGAAAATGCCATCAACAAAGCATTCGAAATCGAAATCGCTCAAAACAAAATCGATCCATGCATTGTGGAGAAAAACCTTTGCATCATTGCATTGGTTGGTGAAAACATGAAAAACCACCAGGGACTAAGCGGAAGAATGTTTAGTACTTTGGGTAAAAATAACGTGAACATCAGAGCGATTGCCCAAGGTGCTTCCGAAAGAAATATCTCGGCAGTAATTAACGAAAGAGACGTTAAAAAAGCCCTGAACACTTTGCACGAAAACTTCTTTGAGGAAAACACCAAACAGCTGAATTTATTCGTGATGGGTGTGGGTAACGTAGGTGAGAAATTCATCGAGCAAATCCACCAACAAAAGAAATTCTTAAAAGAAAATCTAAAAATCAATGTTCGTGTGATTGCTTTGTCTAATTCAAGAAAAATGCACTTTGATGACGATGCAATTGATTTAGATTCATGGCAGACGGCTCTTGACAACGGAGAAACAGCTAACAAAGAATTATTTCTGGAAAAAGTAGCTGCGTTAAATTTACGCAACTCTATTTTTGTAGATATTACTGCCAATGCTGACGTTGCTGCCACTTACGAGCACTTCTTAAAACAAAGTGTGGGTGTGGTAACCTGTAACAAGATTGCCTGTGCTTCGGCTTATGACAATTACAAAAACCTGAAAAAATTATCAAGACAATACAATGCGCCTTTCTTGTTTGAAACCAATGTGGGTGCAGGATTACCAATTATCGATACGGTTAAAAACTTAATCGCATCTGGTGATAAAGTGCATAAAATCCAGGCGGTTTTATCGGGAAGTTTGAACTTTATCTTTAACAATTTTGACGAAAACAACTCGTTCCATGATGTGGTTAAAGAAGCAGGAGTTCAAGGATTTACGGAACCTGATCCAAAAATCGATTTGAGCGGAATTGACGTTGCCAGAAAAATTCTGATTTTAATTCGCGAAAGCGGTTACAAAATGGAAATTGAAGATATTGAAAACCAGGCTTTCTTACCAAAGGAATGTATGGACACTAAAAACAACGAGGAATTTTTCAAATCGCTAATTACCTACAACAGTCATTTTGAAGGTATTTTGGCAGAAGCCAAACAAAAAGACAGTAGATTGAAATTTGTGGCTCAATTTGAAAACGGAAAAGCAAGCGTAGGTTTGCAATTCATTCCAAAAGACCATCCTTTCTATAATTTAGAAGGAAAAGACAATATTGTTTTGTTCTATACCGATCGTTATGTTGACCAGCCTTTATTGATAAAAGGTGCCGGTGCTGGAGCAGCAGTTACCGCTTCGGGAATTTTTGCTGATGTAATCAGAATTGGAAATGTCTAG
- a CDS encoding DUF47 domain-containing protein has translation MSINSIFQFLVPKDKKFFPLFEEASSNLIELASNLHEAVNLPLKEREVLFHKIDELEQKGEDITRQTNLELSKNFITPFDREDIHSLVTSIDNVADRLHGASSIMRLYQVDKITKSIRKLTEINLEACQHIEIAVKELRDFKNAHKIKAACAKISKLENKSDNVYNKAVFEIFENETDAKSIIKYKEVLSILESATDKCKSVASVLESIAVKHS, from the coding sequence ATGTCAATAAACAGTATTTTCCAATTTTTAGTACCAAAGGATAAAAAATTCTTTCCACTTTTTGAAGAAGCTTCAAGTAATTTGATTGAGTTGGCTTCTAATTTACACGAAGCTGTCAACCTTCCTTTAAAAGAAAGAGAAGTTCTTTTTCATAAAATTGATGAATTAGAGCAAAAAGGAGAAGACATTACACGTCAGACAAATTTAGAGTTGAGTAAAAACTTTATTACTCCGTTTGACCGCGAAGATATTCACTCATTGGTTACTTCTATTGATAATGTTGCCGATCGTTTGCACGGTGCTTCAAGCATTATGCGTTTGTATCAGGTGGACAAGATTACTAAATCGATTCGTAAATTAACCGAGATTAATTTGGAAGCTTGTCAGCATATTGAAATAGCAGTCAAAGAATTGAGGGATTTTAAAAACGCACACAAAATTAAAGCGGCTTGTGCTAAAATTTCGAAGTTGGAAAACAAATCAGACAATGTTTATAACAAGGCTGTTTTTGAAATTTTTGAAAACGAAACAGACGCTAAGAGCATCATTAAATACAAAGAAGTATTATCTATTCTGGAATCGGCTACAGACAAATGTAAGAGTGTAGCAAGTGTTTTAGAATCTATTGCAGTTAAACATTCTTAA
- a CDS encoding inorganic phosphate transporter, with protein MTLLITIIVLALVFDYINGFHDAANAIATVVATKVLTPFQAVVWAAFFNFLAYWVFGLGVANTVAKTADASEINLTVILAGVIAAIAWNLITWWQGIPSSSSHTLIGGFAGAAIAHAIAIHGFSDYTIIEDGVEHTRHWYDIVSWYKAGKDGGMPSGVLIIIAFIVLAPLLGVLASYFISIWLLNASRKNIGPKLFTVALMIATIWFVNGELVSFADIEKPRFESHFWSVVFESHNIKWFLVAFIILSISIFALVFSSLNLHKSEAVLKKMQLLSSAAFSLGHGGNDSQKVMGIIAAAVAVYIKTSGVDIVSLPDWLQVVLPDDDKGIKGAMPEWIPLACYTAIAVGTLSGGWKIVKTMGSKITKVTSFEGVAAETAGALTLYFTEHFKVPVSTTHTITGSIIGVGLTKRVSAVRWGVTVSLLWAWVLTIPVSALLAAICYYILSLFL; from the coding sequence ATGACTTTACTTATCACAATTATAGTTTTAGCACTTGTTTTTGATTACATAAATGGTTTTCATGATGCTGCTAATGCTATTGCAACAGTGGTTGCTACAAAAGTATTGACTCCTTTTCAGGCGGTTGTTTGGGCTGCCTTTTTTAATTTCCTGGCTTATTGGGTTTTTGGTTTAGGAGTAGCTAATACAGTTGCAAAAACTGCTGATGCCAGCGAAATTAATTTAACTGTAATTCTTGCAGGGGTTATTGCAGCTATTGCCTGGAATTTAATTACCTGGTGGCAAGGAATTCCTTCCAGTTCGTCACACACTTTAATTGGAGGTTTTGCAGGTGCGGCGATTGCTCATGCGATTGCGATACACGGATTTTCAGATTATACTATTATTGAAGATGGGGTAGAGCACACAAGGCATTGGTACGATATTGTAAGCTGGTACAAAGCCGGAAAAGACGGAGGAATGCCTTCAGGAGTTCTTATCATTATTGCTTTTATTGTTTTAGCACCATTATTAGGAGTATTGGCCTCTTATTTTATATCGATTTGGTTATTGAATGCTTCACGAAAAAACATTGGCCCTAAGCTATTTACAGTGGCATTGATGATTGCAACTATCTGGTTCGTTAATGGTGAGTTAGTTTCTTTTGCTGATATTGAAAAACCTCGTTTTGAATCTCATTTTTGGAGTGTAGTTTTTGAATCACACAATATTAAATGGTTTTTGGTAGCTTTTATCATCTTGTCAATCTCAATATTTGCTTTAGTATTTAGTAGTTTGAATTTACACAAATCTGAAGCAGTTTTGAAAAAAATGCAATTATTATCTTCTGCTGCTTTTAGTTTAGGTCACGGAGGAAACGATTCGCAAAAAGTAATGGGTATTATTGCGGCTGCAGTAGCGGTTTATATTAAAACCAGTGGTGTTGACATTGTAAGTCTTCCGGATTGGTTACAAGTGGTTCTTCCTGATGATGATAAAGGGATTAAAGGAGCAATGCCAGAATGGATTCCTTTAGCTTGTTATACTGCTATTGCTGTTGGAACATTAAGTGGTGGGTGGAAAATTGTAAAAACAATGGGATCTAAGATTACCAAAGTAACTTCTTTTGAAGGGGTTGCGGCTGAAACGGCAGGTGCTTTGACACTTTATTTTACAGAACATTTTAAAGTGCCGGTAAGTACAACACACACCATCACAGGGTCTATTATTGGGGTGGGTTTGACTAAACGTGTTTCAGCTGTTCGCTGGGGTGTGACGGTAAGTTTGTTATGGGCTTGGGTATTGACTATTCCTGTCTCAGCTCTTTTAGCAGCAATTTGTTATTACATTTTAAGTCTTTTCTTGTAA
- a CDS encoding EamA family transporter, giving the protein MSDGFCILKSKPLGMLYLLLSIICSVTVGVIFKIARKTSANAKQIVLFNYVFALLLCYIIFSPDVQTISSEAPFGLYLSLGILLPVVFLFLIASIKNIGIVKTDAAQRLSLFVSIVAAWLLFKEDFTVTKITGILIGFLALFCVLNKTDDSDKSNLKYPVLVFLGFGIIDILFKKVAAFNAVPYTTSLFIIFCVAFFFMFWTVFYEVIVRKRGFEIKNLTFGFLVGCFNFGNILFYLKAHQAFSTNPSTVFAGMNMGVILLGSIVGVVVFKEKLSKLNYTGLVLALLSILFIVLSI; this is encoded by the coding sequence ATGTCGGATGGCTTTTGTATTTTAAAGTCTAAACCATTAGGTATGTTGTATTTGTTATTGAGTATTATTTGTAGTGTGACTGTAGGTGTGATTTTTAAAATTGCCCGAAAAACTTCTGCCAACGCAAAGCAGATTGTATTGTTTAATTACGTCTTTGCGTTGTTACTTTGTTACATTATTTTTTCTCCAGATGTACAAACTATAAGCTCAGAAGCTCCATTTGGTCTGTATTTAAGTTTGGGGATTTTGTTACCTGTAGTTTTTCTGTTTTTGATTGCTTCTATCAAAAATATTGGAATTGTAAAGACTGATGCGGCTCAAAGATTGTCCTTGTTTGTGTCTATTGTGGCGGCTTGGTTGCTTTTTAAGGAAGATTTTACAGTAACTAAAATAACAGGAATTTTAATTGGATTTTTAGCCTTATTTTGTGTTTTGAATAAAACCGATGATTCAGATAAATCCAATTTGAAATATCCTGTTTTGGTGTTTTTAGGATTTGGAATTATTGATATTCTGTTTAAAAAAGTAGCTGCTTTTAACGCTGTTCCTTATACTACATCTTTGTTTATTATTTTTTGTGTTGCTTTCTTTTTCATGTTCTGGACTGTATTTTATGAGGTAATAGTCCGAAAAAGAGGATTTGAAATTAAAAATCTGACTTTTGGTTTTTTGGTAGGTTGTTTTAACTTCGGGAATATATTGTTTTATTTAAAAGCACACCAAGCTTTCTCGACAAATCCATCGACTGTTTTTGCCGGAATGAATATGGGAGTTATCTTGCTCGGAAGTATTGTGGGGGTAGTTGTTTTTAAAGAAAAACTATCAAAACTGAATTATACAGGGCTTGTTTTAGCCCTGTTATCCATATTGTTTATTGTTCTTTCGATTTAG
- the rimK gene encoding 30S ribosomal protein S6--L-glutamate ligase — MNKVVVGSEEWCSFPELGIPTIKARVDSGAKTSALHAINIAPFIKNESSWVKFDINPIQNNSKTIIHCEAPLIDKRIVKSSSGFREQRYVIQTNLKIGDATWPIEVTLTNRDTMGFRMLLGREAMSGRVLVDPEQQFLLGQPTNDSLKEIYKNSEKAPSGLRIGLLASNPELYSNKRIMEAGEMRGHEMHFLNIKECYIKLDAKKPEIHYRGGKILNEFDAIIPRIRPSITFYGCALTRQFEALNVFCLNSSTAITQSRDKLFSLQLLLHSGIGIPTTGFANSPLDTDDLIKMVGGSPLIIKLLEGTQGKGVVLAETKKAAESVINAFKSLNANILVQEFIKEANGKDIRCFVIDGKVVASIQREAMPGEFRANIHLGGTASIIKATSEEKKIAIKAAKAMDLKVAGVDIIRSTKGPLLLEVNSSPGLEGIETATNKDIAGEMIKAIEKNFKLDAANPKSKEQ; from the coding sequence ATGAATAAAGTTGTCGTAGGTAGCGAAGAATGGTGTTCTTTCCCTGAATTAGGAATCCCAACAATAAAGGCCAGAGTCGATTCGGGGGCAAAAACCTCTGCTCTGCACGCTATCAATATTGCGCCATTTATCAAAAACGAATCCAGTTGGGTTAAATTTGATATAAACCCTATACAAAACAACTCCAAGACAATTATTCATTGCGAAGCCCCTTTGATAGACAAAAGAATCGTAAAAAGCTCCAGCGGATTCCGAGAACAACGTTATGTTATTCAAACCAATCTTAAAATTGGAGATGCTACCTGGCCTATAGAAGTAACCTTAACCAACAGAGATACTATGGGGTTCAGAATGCTGTTAGGTCGCGAAGCCATGAGCGGAAGAGTTCTGGTTGATCCGGAGCAACAATTCCTCTTAGGACAACCTACCAATGACAGCCTGAAGGAAATCTACAAAAATTCAGAAAAAGCACCTAGCGGATTACGCATTGGCCTTCTGGCAAGCAATCCCGAACTATACAGCAACAAAAGAATCATGGAGGCCGGAGAAATGCGAGGTCATGAAATGCATTTCTTAAACATCAAAGAATGCTACATCAAACTGGATGCTAAAAAGCCTGAAATTCATTATCGTGGTGGAAAAATTCTGAATGAATTCGACGCTATCATCCCTAGAATCCGACCAAGTATTACCTTTTACGGCTGTGCTTTAACACGTCAGTTTGAAGCTTTAAACGTATTTTGTTTAAACTCTTCAACTGCCATTACACAGTCCAGAGACAAACTATTTTCACTACAATTATTACTACATAGCGGCATTGGAATTCCTACTACAGGATTTGCCAATTCGCCTTTGGATACCGACGATTTAATAAAAATGGTTGGAGGCTCCCCTTTAATCATTAAACTATTAGAAGGGACTCAAGGAAAAGGAGTCGTATTAGCCGAAACCAAGAAAGCTGCCGAGAGTGTTATTAACGCTTTCAAAAGTTTAAATGCTAATATTCTGGTTCAGGAATTTATCAAGGAAGCCAATGGAAAAGATATTCGTTGTTTTGTGATTGATGGTAAAGTGGTAGCATCCATTCAGCGTGAAGCAATGCCTGGTGAATTCAGAGCTAATATTCATCTTGGAGGAACCGCTTCCATTATAAAAGCTACTTCCGAAGAGAAAAAAATAGCCATTAAAGCGGCTAAAGCAATGGATTTAAAAGTTGCCGGCGTAGATATTATTCGTTCTACAAAAGGACCTTTATTACTTGAAGTAAATTCTTCTCCTGGTCTTGAAGGAATAGAAACAGCAACCAATAAAGACATTGCCGGCGAAATGATTAAGGCTATCGAAAAAAATTTCAAATTAGACGCTGCAAATCCTAAATCGAAAGAACAATAA
- a CDS encoding ATP-dependent Clp protease ATP-binding subunit: MDDNFSPRVKDVITYSKEEALRLGHDFIGTEHLMLGILRDGNGKAIQILNSLSIDLDHLRRKVEILSPAIPGIDSNLEKKNLHLTRQAERALKTTFLEAKVFQSPSVSTAHLLLCILRNENDPTTKLLNKLKIDYDVAKEQYLNMTPSEEEFLENLPRATDSYNDDLGQDDSLKEGNFNNPANKSNKKSKTPVLDNFGRDLTEMAEEGKLDPVVGREKEIERVCQILSRRKKNNPLLIGEPGVGKSAIAEGLALRIIQKKVSRILFNKRVVTLDLASLVAGTKYRGQFEERMKAVMNELEKNDDIILFIDEIHTIVGAGGATGSLDASNMFKPALARGEIQCIGATTLDEYRQYIEKDGALERRFQKIIVEPTTVEETITILNNVKNKYEDHHNVTYTPEAIEACVKLTNRYMSERFLPDKAIDAMDEAGSRVHITNIEVPKKILDLERQLEEIRDLKNAVVKKQKYEEAAKLRDDEKRIEKDLAIAQEQWEEDAKSNRIQVTEDNVADVVSMMTGIPVNRIAQTESNKLAKLPELIESKVIGQKEAVIKIARSIQRNRAGLKDPNRPIGSFIFLGQTGVGKTQLAKVLAKELFDSEDALVRIDMSEYMEKFAISRLIGAPPGYVGYEEGGQLTEKVRRKPYAVVLLDEIEKAHPDVFNMLLQVLDDGYLTDSLGRKIDFKNTIIIMTSNVGARQLKDFGQGVGFGTAAKVAQADDNSKSIIENALKKTFAPEFLNRIDDVIVFNALEKTDIDLIIEIELKKLYARIAELGYNLNLSDKAKAFIAEKGFDKQFGARPLKRAIQKYVEDTLAEEIITSKITAGDEIFMDIEDGSQELTVKIHKTGEATNL, translated from the coding sequence ATGGATGATAATTTTTCACCAAGGGTAAAAGATGTTATTACCTACAGTAAAGAAGAGGCTTTACGATTAGGTCATGACTTCATTGGGACTGAACACTTGATGCTTGGTATCCTTAGAGATGGTAATGGTAAAGCAATACAGATATTAAACAGTTTGTCTATTGATTTAGACCATTTACGCCGAAAGGTAGAAATCCTAAGCCCAGCAATCCCGGGAATAGATAGTAATTTAGAAAAGAAAAATCTGCATTTGACTCGTCAGGCGGAGCGTGCTCTGAAAACAACCTTTTTGGAAGCCAAAGTTTTCCAGAGTCCATCAGTAAGCACAGCTCATTTATTACTATGTATATTAAGAAACGAAAACGATCCTACAACCAAGCTATTGAATAAACTAAAAATAGATTATGACGTAGCCAAAGAACAATATCTAAATATGACACCAAGCGAAGAAGAATTCTTAGAAAACTTACCAAGAGCTACAGACTCTTACAATGACGATTTAGGACAAGATGACAGTTTAAAAGAAGGTAACTTCAACAATCCTGCAAATAAGTCTAACAAGAAATCTAAAACCCCTGTTTTGGACAACTTCGGTAGAGACTTAACCGAAATGGCAGAAGAAGGAAAACTGGATCCTGTTGTAGGACGCGAAAAAGAAATAGAACGTGTTTGTCAAATTCTAAGCCGTCGCAAAAAAAACAACCCATTATTAATTGGTGAACCGGGAGTTGGGAAATCAGCCATTGCCGAAGGCTTAGCATTGCGTATTATCCAAAAGAAAGTATCCCGTATTCTTTTCAATAAACGTGTTGTTACCTTAGATTTAGCAAGCTTAGTTGCCGGTACTAAATACCGCGGTCAGTTTGAGGAACGCATGAAAGCCGTGATGAACGAATTAGAAAAAAATGACGACATCATTCTTTTCATTGACGAAATTCACACTATCGTAGGAGCTGGTGGCGCTACTGGATCATTAGATGCTTCCAACATGTTCAAACCTGCTTTAGCCAGAGGTGAAATCCAATGTATTGGTGCAACAACACTAGATGAATACAGACAGTACATCGAAAAAGATGGTGCTTTAGAAAGACGTTTTCAAAAAATTATTGTAGAACCTACTACTGTAGAAGAAACAATTACCATTTTGAACAATGTTAAAAACAAATACGAAGATCACCACAATGTTACTTACACTCCAGAAGCTATTGAAGCCTGTGTGAAATTAACAAACAGATATATGTCGGAACGTTTTTTACCAGACAAAGCTATTGATGCTATGGACGAAGCTGGTTCTCGCGTACATATTACCAACATTGAAGTTCCTAAAAAAATACTTGATTTAGAACGTCAATTAGAAGAAATTAGAGACTTAAAAAATGCGGTAGTCAAAAAACAGAAATATGAAGAGGCTGCTAAACTTCGCGATGATGAAAAACGCATCGAGAAAGATTTAGCAATCGCTCAGGAACAATGGGAAGAAGATGCTAAAAGCAACCGAATTCAGGTAACTGAAGACAATGTTGCCGATGTGGTTTCTATGATGACCGGAATTCCGGTAAATCGTATTGCACAAACAGAAAGCAATAAATTAGCTAAACTACCGGAACTTATTGAAAGCAAGGTTATTGGTCAAAAAGAAGCTGTGATTAAAATTGCCCGTTCTATCCAAAGAAACCGTGCCGGATTGAAAGATCCTAATCGACCTATTGGTTCCTTCATTTTCTTAGGACAAACAGGAGTTGGAAAAACACAATTAGCTAAAGTTTTAGCTAAAGAATTATTCGATTCTGAAGATGCTCTGGTACGAATTGACATGAGCGAATACATGGAGAAATTTGCCATTTCCCGTTTAATTGGTGCGCCTCCAGGATACGTAGGTTACGAAGAAGGTGGACAATTAACTGAGAAAGTACGCAGAAAACCGTATGCTGTTGTTCTTTTAGACGAAATTGAAAAAGCACATCCGGACGTGTTCAACATGTTATTACAAGTACTTGATGACGGTTATTTAACAGATAGTTTAGGTCGCAAAATTGATTTCAAAAACACTATTATTATCATGACTTCTAACGTAGGAGCAAGACAATTAAAAGATTTTGGTCAGGGAGTAGGTTTTGGAACTGCTGCCAAAGTAGCACAGGCTGATGACAATTCGAAAAGCATTATTGAAAACGCTTTGAAGAAAACATTTGCACCTGAATTCTTAAACAGAATTGACGATGTAATTGTGTTTAACGCTTTAGAAAAAACCGATATTGATTTAATTATCGAAATCGAATTGAAAAAATTATATGCCAGAATTGCTGAATTAGGATACAATTTAAATCTTTCTGATAAAGCCAAAGCATTTATTGCTGAAAAAGGTTTCGACAAACAATTTGGTGCAAGACCTTTAAAAAGAGCGATTCAAAAATATGTTGAAGATACACTTGCCGAAGAAATTATTACTTCAAAAATTACAGCTGGCGATGAAATCTTCATGGATATAGAAGATGGTTCTCAAGAACTAACTGTAAAAATTCACAAAACAGGAGAGGCTACTAATTTATAA